TTAAACTTCAAATAAAAATGTAATAGCCGGGAATTGTTGGAAGTGAATGAGCAGTGTAGGGCGTCTTGCTGCAAGTGGTGAACCCTGGGTTAAGCATTAGCCAAGTGATGTGCGAATTTCGAGTCCCACTTTTAATCACACCCTCTTCCCTCAATTTCAGTTTTACCTATTTTATTAGTGTAGGAGTTCTGCCAATGAAGATATATCCCTTTGAGTTTAAGTTTCATCGCAAGCTTGAACCGATGCGCGAGTTCGGCATCCAATCGCTCGGCTCGGTCTTGCCGGAACTTGAACAGTTCAGGGGAAACTCAAACGCCAACAAATATCTCTCGCGGGCTTCGCATGCCGCCGAAACCATTCGCAAATATCGCGGACAAGCCGTGCTCGGCAATCAACCGGTCAAGAACATCATCAACACGGGCTCGGCGATGGCGGCGGGGGTAGGGCAGTAACTCAAGCTGCGAAGTTGCCGTTACGAATCGCAGACGAGCCGACACTCAAACCACCACACCGCGTCACGCAAGACCGGCTGCCACAATTCAACTCGTAGCAATCACGCCAGCACGAACAATTAACGCCCGGACACCTCACTTTCAATTTTCGATTTTTGATGACGAAAAACTTTTCACCATCAATTAAGGAAATTAAAACCTTCCGGTTTATTAAATCCACGAAATCGGTTATAAGTGCAGTGCTTTAACCCAAACCTATTTCTTTTCCGGGAGATTTCAATGCGAAAATTTTTGCTGTTAGCCGCTGTTGTGGTTGTACTGCTGTCCTCTCCTTCACTGGCTCAAAATGAACGCGAGGTTTACATCGGATTCAAGGGGGGAATCAGCGTCCCTCAACTTAGCAGTAAACAAAGTAATGAGTTGAGTCGTGATTATAAATCGCGCCTGGCGCCAAACTTCGGCGGATTTGTCGAAGTCGGATTGAAAGAAAAACTTGCGTTTCAAGTTGAATTAAACTTTGCCGGACAAGGCGGCAAACGCGATGGCATTCAACCGATTTCAATTGCTCCCCCTGGACTGCCGACGCTTCCCGAAGGCTTCTATTACTATGGCGATTTTAAAAATGTCGCCAAGTTAAACTATCTGGAAGTGCCGCTAATGCTGAAATACAAATTCGGTGAACAGGATAAAAAGCGGCTATACCTGAACGGGGGCGTTTATT
The sequence above is drawn from the Acidobacteriota bacterium genome and encodes:
- a CDS encoding porin family protein, which gives rise to MRKFLLLAAVVVVLLSSPSLAQNEREVYIGFKGGISVPQLSSKQSNELSRDYKSRLAPNFGGFVEVGLKEKLAFQVELNFAGQGGKRDGIQPISIAPPGLPTLPEGFYYYGDFKNVAKLNYLEVPLMLKYKFGEQDKKRLYLNGGVYYGGLLTAKQVTSGNSTLYLDRDGKIPLLLPPAGTPLPPISFDATTEIKSDLHSHNFGLTGGGGLEIPHGKNYIQIDARIAYGLTTLQKDTVRNGKSRTGNFVISIGYAFGLK